One region of Salinirubrum litoreum genomic DNA includes:
- a CDS encoding CPBP family intramembrane glutamic endopeptidase → MSSPLATSRTSTPSRVETLPYFLAVGAAIFLGIHFVVPWLVAQGVPLLFAFSGALFLPILAGLLVALGAYRRAGGRWRRAALVARFRLARPSRREWLIFVGAAVGVLLLEGLLEPVAGVLVATLPLPVPPVLPALFDPRVSLAVPPTEFMGVTLAGAWWVVAVWTVAFVINVGGEELLWRGYLLPRQEAVFGRWAWLVNGLLWVVAVHAFMWWTLVGLLPTGLVTPYLVQRYESTWAGIVVHGLGNALWLGLLVVGVVGG, encoded by the coding sequence GTGTCCTCTCCGCTCGCCACCTCCCGCACCAGCACGCCGTCCCGCGTCGAGACGCTCCCGTACTTCCTCGCGGTCGGCGCGGCCATCTTCCTCGGTATCCACTTCGTGGTTCCGTGGCTGGTCGCCCAGGGTGTCCCGCTCCTGTTCGCCTTCTCCGGCGCGCTCTTTCTGCCGATCCTCGCCGGCCTGCTCGTCGCACTCGGGGCCTACCGACGCGCCGGCGGTCGCTGGCGACGCGCGGCACTCGTCGCCCGATTCCGTCTCGCCCGGCCGAGTCGCCGCGAGTGGCTGATCTTCGTCGGGGCGGCGGTCGGCGTGCTCCTGCTCGAAGGTCTGCTCGAACCGGTCGCGGGGGTGCTGGTCGCGACGCTCCCGCTTCCCGTCCCGCCGGTGCTGCCGGCGCTGTTCGACCCGCGCGTGAGCCTCGCGGTCCCACCGACCGAGTTCATGGGCGTCACGCTGGCGGGTGCCTGGTGGGTCGTCGCGGTCTGGACGGTGGCGTTCGTGATCAACGTCGGCGGCGAGGAACTGCTCTGGCGGGGCTACCTCCTGCCGCGACAGGAGGCCGTCTTCGGTCGGTGGGCGTGGCTCGTCAACGGCCTGCTGTGGGTCGTCGCGGTCCACGCGTTCATGTGGTGGACCCTCGTCGGACTGCTGCCGACCGGCCTGGTGACGCCGTATCTCGTCCAGCGGTACGAGTCGACGTGGGCCGGGATCGTCGTCCACGGCCTCGGCAACGCGCTGTGGTTGGGACTGCTGGTCGTCGGTGTCGTGGGTGGGTGA